TGGTTTTGAACTTACCCAAAACGGAAAGTTCGAAAATTTATTTAGAAAAATCTTTAAGGTGCGTAAGCTGGGTAAGCTAGAAAATGTTGTTAAACGTTTTGAACCGGATTTAGTTCTTTCCACCTATTTTCTTTACAATCCCCCCTTGGAAAAACTTGCGAAAGAATGTAAGTTCAAGCTTTTTAATTATGTTTGCAACCCACGCACTTTCCATCCTTTGGAACTTTCTAAGAAGGCTCATTTGAATTTGGTATACGACGAAGAAGCTCGAAAACGAGCTTTGGAATTGGGCGTGGCCGATGAAAAAGTAAAAGCAATTGGTTGGTTGGTTCGCCCGCGATTTTATGAAGTAGAAGAAATCCCTGGCGAGTTATTTACACTTACAGTCAGCGCAGGCAGTTTAGGTGCGCAGGGATTTGTTAAATTTTTACCGATCTTTTCGAAACTGAGTAAACCAATCCACCTTAATCTCATTGCTGGGAGCAACAAAATGCTCTTTAACATTTTCAAGAGTTACCAAAAGATGACCCGGGCTTTTGAGGACTTTGTTCAAAACAAGAATGAAGTCGAAGTATATGGTTTTACAGAAGAAATAGATAAGCTGATGGCCCAGTCCCATGTTGTGGCGGGCAAAGCCGGCCCTAATCTTTTGTTTGAATCCGTAGCTGTAGGAAGACCATTCCTTGCTCTTTCCCACATCCCTGGCCAAGAGGACGGTAACTTAGAAATCATCGACGAAAAAAACCTCGGTTGGGTTGCCGAACAACCTTCCAAGGCAAGAGAGATTCTGGAG
This genomic stretch from Patescibacteria group bacterium harbors:
- a CDS encoding glycosyltransferase — its product is MKKPSIALGIQSSKIFFTLSSINAAGSSLVVILGFVYDKVNNVKRVLIFTTSMGHRSIAEAARAAFKEAGWRVKLVSFEFREATLQYYPAYKLFPTLNKVGFELTQNGKFENLFRKIFKVRKLGKLENVVKRFEPDLVLSTYFLYNPPLEKLAKECKFKLFNYVCNPRTFHPLELSKKAHLNLVYDEEARKRALELGVADEKVKAIGWLVRPRFYEVEEIPGELFTLTVSAGSLGAQGFVKFLPIFSKLSKPIHLNLIAGSNKMLFNIFKSYQKMTRAFEDFVQNKNEVEVYGFTEEIDKLMAQSHVVAGKAGPNLLFESVAVGRPFLALSHIPGQEDGNLEIIDEKNLGWVAEQPSKAREILELLMEAVTFFEEKKKALEEERSYIRTVQRNLINYAVR